A stretch of the Tannerella serpentiformis genome encodes the following:
- a CDS encoding Abi family protein has protein sequence MANKASRSIRDQIELLKQRGMIIHDQKAAALHLSCISYYRLKGYWWEMQCDKDRHLFAEGACFEAVIAHYLFDKELRLILFDAIESIEIALRAKMIYHLSQSYGGLFYADSSLFVDESLYRQHLRDLKEEFMRSGEVFAKEYKRKYGIWERGCCVALAEQPDAWIVFEVATFGTLSKMYKNLRHQLSEKSRIANDFGLNRHNELSSWLEAISYLRNIVAHHSRVWSRNMVKRPMEIKKPKGTWLSRPLPEAGKKKPYFIITAMLYLCNAIHTGGTYKQKILALIKKNPEIPIFRLGFLDHWEDEPIWCE, from the coding sequence ATGGCAAACAAAGCGTCACGCTCCATTCGAGATCAGATCGAACTATTGAAACAAAGGGGAATGATCATTCATGATCAGAAAGCAGCTGCACTTCATCTGAGCTGCATCAGTTATTACCGTCTGAAGGGTTATTGGTGGGAAATGCAGTGTGACAAGGACCGTCATCTCTTCGCCGAGGGAGCGTGTTTCGAAGCGGTCATTGCTCATTACCTTTTTGACAAGGAGTTGCGATTGATCTTGTTCGACGCCATCGAATCAATTGAAATCGCATTGCGAGCAAAGATGATTTATCATCTCTCCCAATCTTATGGTGGTTTATTTTATGCGGACAGTTCGCTTTTTGTAGACGAATCGCTTTACAGGCAACATCTACGTGATCTCAAGGAGGAGTTTATGCGCAGCGGTGAAGTCTTCGCCAAGGAATACAAGCGGAAATATGGCATATGGGAGCGTGGGTGCTGCGTTGCTTTGGCCGAACAGCCCGACGCGTGGATCGTTTTTGAAGTGGCTACGTTCGGGACGCTTTCCAAGATGTACAAGAATCTTAGACATCAGTTGTCAGAGAAGTCACGCATAGCGAATGATTTCGGCCTCAATCGGCATAACGAATTGTCAAGTTGGTTGGAAGCAATTTCTTACCTCCGGAATATCGTAGCACATCACTCCCGAGTGTGGAGCCGCAATATGGTCAAACGTCCGATGGAGATCAAAAAACCGAAAGGAACATGGCTGAGTCGCCCCTTGCCGGAAGCGGGGAAGAAGAAGCCCTATTTCATCATTACCGCCATGCTCTATCTGTGTAATGCGATTCACACCGGAGGGACTTATAAACAGAAAATACTTGCTCTGATAAAGAAAAATCCGGAGATCCCGATCTTCAGACTCGGCTTTCTTGATCATTGGGAAGACGAACCGATTTGGTGCGAGTGA
- the ltrA gene encoding group II intron reverse transcriptase/maturase, with the protein MNDNKTSCAPADNQQTLWDRIDWTEAELAVRKLQARIVKAQKEGRTGKVKALQWTLTHSFYAKALAVKRVTSNGGGNTPGVDMETWEKPEAKTQAISELKRRGYQPKPLRRVHIKKSNGKLRPLGIPTMKDRAMQALYLMALEPVSETTADTRSYGFRKERRCMDAVQQCHNILRKGYSPEWILEGDIKGCFDHISHEWLLANIPMDKAMLRKWLKCGYIFNKQMFPTEEGTPQGGIISPTLANMTLDGLQKVLAEKYKRVRIKGKLYSPMVNLVRYADDFIITCENRETLEKEIKPLVADFMSERGLTLSEEKTVITNICDGFDFLGFNIRKYSNEILTKPTKKAEKRFMENIRKVIKGNKGCRQESLIRMLNAKIRGWGAYYQHGATRDSFHRVDHQIFLSLWQWAKRRHSKKGKRWIKDRYWHNIRGNSWTFAAKFKKSNGKEDQLTLLTLASSFPFLQYTQMKGDMNPFDVDCRLYFNQRMKSKMLVPLKGRKSLLRLWEKQGRKCPICGEPIDTHKAWNVMPTVQNGRKCNLLVHDECFKLSHKSNDNNK; encoded by the coding sequence ATGAACGACAACAAGACATCGTGTGCGCCTGCTGACAATCAGCAAACACTTTGGGACAGAATAGACTGGACTGAAGCGGAGTTGGCTGTCAGAAAGCTACAAGCGCGTATTGTAAAGGCTCAGAAGGAAGGCAGAACGGGCAAGGTGAAAGCCTTGCAGTGGACGCTGACCCACTCTTTTTACGCAAAAGCCTTAGCCGTAAAGAGAGTTACTTCCAACGGAGGTGGCAACACCCCCGGGGTGGACATGGAAACATGGGAGAAACCCGAAGCAAAAACACAAGCGATAAGCGAACTCAAACGCAGAGGCTATCAGCCGAAGCCATTGAGAAGAGTCCACATCAAAAAGAGTAATGGCAAACTGCGACCGTTGGGAATACCGACAATGAAAGACAGAGCCATGCAAGCACTCTACCTCATGGCATTGGAACCAGTGTCGGAAACAACAGCCGACACACGTTCATACGGTTTCCGCAAGGAACGCCGCTGTATGGATGCTGTTCAGCAATGTCATAACATTCTCCGGAAAGGCTATTCTCCCGAATGGATTCTGGAGGGTGACATAAAGGGGTGCTTCGACCATATCAGCCATGAATGGCTGCTTGCCAACATCCCTATGGATAAGGCAATGCTCCGTAAGTGGCTGAAATGCGGCTATATCTTCAACAAACAGATGTTCCCGACAGAGGAGGGAACACCACAAGGTGGCATTATCTCTCCCACGCTTGCCAATATGACATTGGACGGATTGCAGAAAGTCCTTGCAGAGAAATATAAACGAGTTAGAATCAAAGGCAAGTTATATTCGCCAATGGTGAATCTTGTCCGCTACGCTGATGACTTTATAATTACCTGCGAGAACCGTGAAACACTTGAAAAGGAAATAAAGCCATTGGTAGCCGACTTTATGTCTGAAAGAGGTCTGACCTTATCAGAAGAAAAGACGGTGATAACCAATATTTGTGACGGTTTCGATTTTCTCGGTTTCAATATCCGCAAATACAGCAATGAAATATTGACCAAGCCTACCAAGAAAGCCGAAAAACGCTTTATGGAGAATATCCGTAAGGTAATAAAAGGCAACAAGGGGTGCAGGCAGGAGTCCTTAATCAGAATGTTGAATGCTAAAATCCGAGGATGGGGAGCTTACTATCAGCATGGCGCAACGCGTGATTCCTTTCACAGAGTTGACCATCAGATATTCCTCTCCCTATGGCAATGGGCTAAACGTCGCCACTCCAAGAAAGGGAAGCGATGGATTAAAGACCGCTATTGGCATAATATCCGAGGTAACAGCTGGACTTTTGCTGCCAAGTTCAAGAAGTCAAATGGAAAGGAAGACCAACTCACATTGTTGACTTTGGCTTCCTCATTCCCTTTTCTGCAATATACGCAGATGAAAGGGGATATGAATCCGTTTGACGTGGACTGTCGTTTATACTTCAACCAAAGAATGAAGTCGAAAATGCTTGTTCCACTGAAAGGACGTAAGTCTTTGCTTCGCCTATGGGAAAAGCAAGGAAGAAAATGTCCAATATGCGGTGAGCCGATAGACACGCACAAGGCATGGAATGTGATGCCTACCGTCCAAAATGGGCGAAAGTGCAATCTATTGGTTCATGATGAATGTTTCAAATTATCCCACAAATCCAATGACAACAACAAGTAA
- a CDS encoding phosphohydrolase: MGTQSNWVEAAARVARRLHDGQKDKAGMDYFEGHLRFVASLGRTWQEQVVGYLHDASEDTPHTVEQVLKLLEEEAQTAMEPNDRAEIAQALKLLNHHTASDRQTYIHHIGEHALARAVKLNDLTHNMDMKRLPSPTEKDYQRLARYRQEYEYLAQQ; the protein is encoded by the coding sequence ATGGGAACTCAAAGCAACTGGGTTGAAGCTGCCGCGCGAGTGGCTCGACGACTGCATGATGGGCAGAAAGACAAGGCTGGGATGGACTATTTTGAGGGTCATCTGCGTTTTGTGGCCTCATTAGGGCGTACCTGGCAAGAGCAGGTGGTCGGCTATCTCCACGATGCAAGCGAGGATACCCCGCACACCGTGGAGCAAGTCTTGAAATTGTTGGAAGAAGAAGCTCAAACAGCGATGGAGCCAAACGATAGGGCAGAGATCGCGCAAGCACTGAAGCTGCTCAATCATCATACGGCCAGTGACCGCCAGACCTATATCCATCACATCGGCGAGCATGCACTGGCGCGCGCCGTCAAGCTGAATGACCTAACGCACAATATGGATATGAAGCGTCTACCGTCCCCCACGGAAAAGGATTACCAGCGTTTAGCTCGGTATCGGCAGGAGTACGAATATCTCGCTCAGCAATAA
- a CDS encoding DUF937 domain-containing protein codes for MNLNDLFSGSATQSIIKTIVEKTGLNESQASGALQAALPMILDVVSKHAGSGEGLSGLVSGVVSNLGGKGQGVVDKITGMIDKNKDGNIMDDLAGMLGGKKK; via the coding sequence ATGAACTTGAATGATTTATTCAGCGGATCGGCCACGCAGTCGATCATCAAAACGATTGTAGAGAAGACGGGATTGAACGAGTCGCAGGCCTCGGGCGCGCTCCAGGCTGCACTGCCGATGATCCTCGACGTAGTGTCTAAACATGCCGGCAGCGGCGAGGGCCTCAGCGGACTGGTTAGCGGCGTCGTGAGCAACCTTGGCGGCAAGGGCCAAGGTGTTGTCGACAAGATCACCGGCATGATCGACAAGAACAAGGACGGCAACATCATGGACGACCTGGCTGGCATGCTGGGCGGAAAGAAGAAGTAA